The following nucleotide sequence is from Gammaproteobacteria bacterium.
TGATCAAGGCGCACAAGCCGCGCTACAACATCTGCCTGCGAGACGACAAGAGCTATCCCTACATTTACCTGTCCGGTGACAGCGACTATCCCCGGCTCGGTTTCCACCGCGGCGCGAGGCGGGCGGCGGGGCGTTATTTCGGGCCTTACCCCAGCGCCGGGGCGGTGCGGCAAAGCCTGCAGCTCATGCAGAAGCTTTTCCCGGTGCGCCAGTGCGAAGACAGCTTTTTCCGCAACCGCTCGCGGCCCTGTCTACAATATCAAATCAAGCGTTGCACGGCGCCCTGTGTGGGCCTGGTGGGCAAAGCGCGTTACCAGGAAGACGTGCGCCTGGCCGTGATGTTTCTGGAAGGAAAAAGTGGCCGGCTGATCGACGAACTGGTCCTGCGTATGGAACAGGCGGCGGTCCGGCTGGAATACGAAGAGGCCGCGCGTATCCGCGATCAGATCGCCAGCCTGCGCCGGGTTCAGGAAAAACAATACGTCAGCGGCGATGGCGGCGATGTGGACGTGATCGCCGCGGTGGCGCGCAACGGTGCCAGCGTGGTGGAAGTGCTGTACATCCGCGGCGGGCGGGTGCTGGGCAACAAGACCTTCTACCCCCGTCACACCGGCGAGGCCGACAGCGCCGATGTGCTGGAAGCCTTCATTCCCCAATACTACGTCGGCCGTGATCTGCCGGGCGAAGTGTGGGTGAACCGCGCCTTGAACGACCGCGCTTTGCTGGAACAGGCTTTGAGCGTGCAAGCGGGGAGAAAGCTTGCTATCGGCAACCGGCCGCGCGGCGGGCGGATCCGGTGGCTGCAGATGGCCGAGACCAACGCCCGGCATGCCTTGGAACAACTGCTGGCAGGTCGCAGCAATATGCTGCAACGTTTCGAGGCCTTGCAAGATGCGCTGAAGCTGGACAGCAAACCGGAGCGTCTGGAATGTTTCGACATCAGCCACACCCTGGGTGAAGCGCCGGTGGCTTCCTGCGTGGTATTTGATCTGGACGGGCCGGTGAAAAATGACTACCGCCGTTTCAACGTGGACGATGTGACCCCCGGCGACGACTACGGGGCCATGCGGCAGGCTTTGTCGCGGCGCTACACCCGTTTGCAGCAGGGTGAGGGCCGCTTGCCGGATGTATTGTTGATCGACGGCGGCAAGGGCCAGGTCTCGCAGGCGCGGGCGGTGTTGGAGGAATTGCAGGTGGATGGTGTGCTGGTCGTGGGCGTGGCCAAGGGCACGGCGCGCAAGGCAGGGGCGGAGCGGCTGTTCTTGTCCACTGTTTCGCGCCCCACTATACTTCCGGCCGATTCCCCGGCGCTGCATTTGATCCAGCAGGTGCGCGACGAGGCCCATCGATTTGCCGTCAGCGGCCATCGTCGGCGGCGCGCCAGGGCGCGCAGCCGTTCGCCCCTGGAGGCAATTCCGGGTTTGGGGCCCAAACGCAGACGGGTATTATTGACCCAGTTCGGTGGCCTCCAGGGGGTTGCGCGCGCCGGGGTGGACGATTTGGCGGGTGTCCAGGGCATTAGCCGTACCTTGGCGCAGCGTATCTACGATGTGTTTCACGGTAGCGGCTCATCCCTTTATGAATAACAATATCCCCAATCTGCTCACTTTCCTGCGCATTATTCTCATCCCGGTCTTCGTTGTGGTGTTCTATCTTCCCGTGCCATGGTCCAATACCGTCTCCGCCTTGATTTTTGTCGCCGCCGCCGTGACCGACTGGTTCGACGGTTTTCTCGCCCGGCGCTGGAACCAGACCTCGCCCTTCGGCGCCTTCCTTGATCCGGTGGCGGACAAGCTCATGGTGGCGGTGACGCTGGTGTTGCTGGTGCAAAACGATCCCAGTGTTTGGCTGGCGATACCCGCCGCCATTATCATCGGCCGGGAAATCGTCGTGTCGGCCCTGCGCGAGTGGATGGCCGAAATCGGCGGGCGGGCCCATGTGGCCGTGAGCATGATTGGAAAATACAAAACCGCGGCGCAGATGGTATCGCTGGTGCTGTTGCTGTACGGAGAACCTGTTGCGGGCATGCCGACTGTCGATGTGGGTATGGTATTGCTCTATCTTGCGGTGACCCTCACCCTGTGGTCCATGGTGGCCTATCTGCGTGCGGCATGGCCCAGTTTGAGCGCGGACGAGAGCCGTAAATCTGCTTGACAGCGCACATTTCCCGAATACAATAGACGGCCATCGCGAATGCGGGAATAGCTCAGTTGGTAGAGCACAACCTTGCCAAGGTTGGGGTCGCGAGTTCGAGTCTCGTTTCCCGCTCCAGTTTTTTCTTCCTGTTTGCCGGTTTGTGCTCAGGCGCTTCTTCCAGGGTGACCCAGAAGCCGCCCCAGCCGATAGCCGCCTGAACAAGGCTGGGTGGCAGAGTGGTTATGCAGCGGCCTGCAAAGCCGTGGACCTCGGTTCGATTCCGGGCCCAGCCTCCATCTCACATTGATCATGTCAAGCATGCTTGGTGCGCGCGGGAACGCACCGCTATGGCCCGGGTGGCGGAATAGGTAGACGCAGCGGACTTAAAATCCGCTGGCTTTTGGCCGTGCCGGTTCGAGTCCGGCCTCGGGCACCAATCGCAGGTTATTGGTTCAAAACGCCGTTTCAAGCTGGAAACGGCGGTTTTTTTTTACTAAGTTAAACACGGCTATTCACACTAAAGGGAAGACCTTATGGCGAATACAGCAAGCTCTGCTGGAAGAAAAGTGACGGCGGTGCGGGAAGCGTTCACCAAAACCGAGTTGCTGGCGACCATTGCCGAAAATACCGGCCTGACCAAGAAAGACGTGGCCAAGGTGTTGGATGAGTTGGCGGTAGTGATCGAGCGCCACATCAAGCCCCGGTCAGTGGGTGAGTTTAAATTGCCCGGCCTGTTCAAAATCAAAACGGTGCGCAAAAAAGCGACCAAAGCGCGCAAAGGCATCAATCCCTTTACCGGGGAGGAGACCATGTTTCAGGCTAAACCCGCCCGTACCGTGGTCAAGCTGACACCGTTGAAAAAGCTCAAGGATATGGTTTAGCGACAGGGTTTGACAGGCCGGCTTCAGAGCTGCCGTCTCGATACACCGCGGCCTGCGCCTGGTTTTCCAAGCGCGGGCCGTTTTGTCTCCCCCGGACTTGTGTTGCATGCGAATTCAGCATCCGATCCGGCATTGCGCCGGCGCCCGAACTGGTTTAATCTTCCACGCCTTTGCACCGTGGTGCGGTGCAACCCGGAGAGGTGTCCGAGTGGTTGAAGGAGCACGCCTGGAAAGTGTGTATACGGTAACCCCGTATCGAGGGTTCGAATCCCTCCCTCTCCGCCACATGCGCCGCTGACGGCAGTGTGAGCAGCCGGCTCACTTTCCCTCACGATGGCGTCAACGGTCCCGTTTATGGTGGCCCGGGCCGGTCTTCCCGCAACGATACGCTGTGAACCCCGCCAGGCCCGGAAGGGAGCAACGGTAGCAGCGGACTCGTGTGCCGGGCGCGGGCGGGTCCGGGCTGCCACCCGTTTTTCCCTGGATCCAAGTAAAATAGCCGTTCTTTTCCGCGGCACAGCATCATGAGCTATCAGGTCTTGGCGAGAAAATGGCGCCCCCGCCGTTTCGAGGACATGGCGGGGCAGGGCCATGTGCTGCGCGCCCTGGTCAATGCCCTGGACCACCAGCGCCTGCATCACGCCTATTTGTTCACCGGCACCCGCGGGGTGGGCAAGACCACCGTGGCCCGCATCTTCGCCAAAGCCCTCAACTGCGAGACCGGCATTTCCTCCCGTCCCTGCGGCCAGTGTCAGGCCTGCCGGGAGATCGATGCCGGCCGCTTCGTGGATCTCATCGAAGTGGACGCTGCCTCCCGCACCAAGGTGGAAGACACCCGCGAGCTGCTGGAAAACGTGCAATACGCCCCCGGCTACGGCCGCTTCAAGGTGTATCTCATTGACGAGGTGCACATGCTCTCCGGCCACAGCTTCAATGCTCTTTTGAAAACCCTGGAAGAGCCGCCGCCCCACGTTAAATTCCTGCTGGCCACCACCGACCCCCAGCGGCTGCCGGTGACGGTTTTGTCGCGCTGTCTGCAATTCAATCTCAAGCGCCTGCCGGCAGCGGAGATCGAGGCCTATCTGGCCATGGTGACGAAGGCGGAGAAGGTGGCGGCGGAGCCGGCCGCCCTGCGCCAGTTGGCCGCCGCCGCCGACGGCAGCATGCGCGATGGCCTCAGCCTGTTGGATCAGGCCATTGCTTTCGGCGGGGGCGCGGTGAAAGCGGTGGAAGTGGGCGCCATGCTGGGCACCCTGGACCGGGCCCACGTGCTGGGCCTGCTGGGGGCTCTGGCGGCGGGGGAGGGCGCCGCCTTGCTGGACCGGGTCGCGGAGATGGCGGAACTGGCGGCGGATTTCGAACAGGTTCTGGCCGATATGCTGAGTCTGCTGCAACGCATCGCCGTCGTGCAGGTGGTGCCCGCCGCGGCGACCGATGACGACGCCCCCTTGCGCGAGCTGGCCCGGCTCATGGCGCCCGAAGAGGTGCAGCTTTACTACCAGATCGCCTTGCTGGGCCGGCGGGATCTGGGTCTGGCGCCCGAGCCCCGCAGCGCCTTTGAAATGATTCTCCTGCGCATGCTGGCCTTTCGCCCTGAAACGCTGCCTGCAGAAGGGGGCGAGGCGGGCCCTGCGCCACCACCGGTGGCCACCGCCCCGGCTCCGCCCCGGCGCCCGGCTGCCACCGAAGCGGGGGAGTGGCCCGCCTTGCTGGCGGCCCTGCGCGTGCAGGGGGTGCCCCGCCAACTGGCGGGAAATTGTGTCCTGAGCCGGCGCGAGGGTGACAGTTTTCATTTGACCCTGGCCCCGGCCCATGCCTCCCTGCGCAGCCAAAAGGCCGAGGAGCGGCTGCAACAGGCCCTCGCGGAGCACTTGGGCCGGCCGGTAAAGTTGAGTATCGTGGTAGGAGAGGCGGCGGCGGAGACCCCGGCGGCCCGGGAGCAGCGCCAGGCGCGGCAGCGCCAGGCCGAGGCGGTGGCCGCCATCGAGCAGGATGAGCACGTCAAAGCTTTCCAGGAGCGGTTCGGTGCCCGCGTGGTGCCGGACTCCATCAAACCCATAGAGCCAAACCCGTAACAAGCAGGGGGAGCAGCATCATGATGAAGGGTGGACTCGGCAATCTGATGAAACAAGCCCAGCGCATGCAGGAAAACATGCAGAAGGTGCAGGAAGAAATCGCCCAGATGGAAGTGACCGGCCAGTCTGGCGGCGGCCTGGTGAGCGTGGTGATGAACGGTCGCCACGACGTCAAGCGGGTCGCCGTTGACCCCAGCCTGATGGAAGAAGACAAGGAAATGATCGAAGATCTGCTGGCCGCCGCCGTCAACGACGCCGTGCGCCAGGTGGAAGAGGCCACCAAGGAAAAAATGTCCGCCGCCACTGCGGGCATGGGCTTGCCGGCGGGCATGAAACTGCCGTTTTGACATGAGCGCCGCCCCCCGTTCCGCTCTGGCGGAATTGATGGACGCCTTGCGCTGCCTGCCCGGCGTGGGACCCAAATCCGCCCAACGCATGTGCTATCACCTGCTGGAACGGGACCGCGACGGTGCCCGGCGCCTGG
It contains:
- the uvrC gene encoding excinuclease ABC subunit UvrC, whose product is MSGPGRNDASFDVAAYLRTLPRLPGVYRMLNAKGEVIYVGKARSLKSRVSSYFRSTSGQSRKNRLMLPHVHAIEVTVTHTEAEALLLENTLIKAHKPRYNICLRDDKSYPYIYLSGDSDYPRLGFHRGARRAAGRYFGPYPSAGAVRQSLQLMQKLFPVRQCEDSFFRNRSRPCLQYQIKRCTAPCVGLVGKARYQEDVRLAVMFLEGKSGRLIDELVLRMEQAAVRLEYEEAARIRDQIASLRRVQEKQYVSGDGGDVDVIAAVARNGASVVEVLYIRGGRVLGNKTFYPRHTGEADSADVLEAFIPQYYVGRDLPGEVWVNRALNDRALLEQALSVQAGRKLAIGNRPRGGRIRWLQMAETNARHALEQLLAGRSNMLQRFEALQDALKLDSKPERLECFDISHTLGEAPVASCVVFDLDGPVKNDYRRFNVDDVTPGDDYGAMRQALSRRYTRLQQGEGRLPDVLLIDGGKGQVSQARAVLEELQVDGVLVVGVAKGTARKAGAERLFLSTVSRPTILPADSPALHLIQQVRDEAHRFAVSGHRRRRARARSRSPLEAIPGLGPKRRRVLLTQFGGLQGVARAGVDDLAGVQGISRTLAQRIYDVFHGSGSSLYE
- the pgsA gene encoding CDP-diacylglycerol--glycerol-3-phosphate 3-phosphatidyltransferase, with amino-acid sequence MNNNIPNLLTFLRIILIPVFVVVFYLPVPWSNTVSALIFVAAAVTDWFDGFLARRWNQTSPFGAFLDPVADKLMVAVTLVLLVQNDPSVWLAIPAAIIIGREIVVSALREWMAEIGGRAHVAVSMIGKYKTAAQMVSLVLLLYGEPVAGMPTVDVGMVLLYLAVTLTLWSMVAYLRAAWPSLSADESRKSA
- a CDS encoding DNA-binding protein — encoded protein: MANTASSAGRKVTAVREAFTKTELLATIAENTGLTKKDVAKVLDELAVVIERHIKPRSVGEFKLPGLFKIKTVRKKATKARKGINPFTGEETMFQAKPARTVVKLTPLKKLKDMV
- a CDS encoding DNA polymerase III subunit gamma/tau; translated protein: MSYQVLARKWRPRRFEDMAGQGHVLRALVNALDHQRLHHAYLFTGTRGVGKTTVARIFAKALNCETGISSRPCGQCQACREIDAGRFVDLIEVDAASRTKVEDTRELLENVQYAPGYGRFKVYLIDEVHMLSGHSFNALLKTLEEPPPHVKFLLATTDPQRLPVTVLSRCLQFNLKRLPAAEIEAYLAMVTKAEKVAAEPAALRQLAAAADGSMRDGLSLLDQAIAFGGGAVKAVEVGAMLGTLDRAHVLGLLGALAAGEGAALLDRVAEMAELAADFEQVLADMLSLLQRIAVVQVVPAAATDDDAPLRELARLMAPEEVQLYYQIALLGRRDLGLAPEPRSAFEMILLRMLAFRPETLPAEGGEAGPAPPPVATAPAPPRRPAATEAGEWPALLAALRVQGVPRQLAGNCVLSRREGDSFHLTLAPAHASLRSQKAEERLQQALAEHLGRPVKLSIVVGEAAAETPAAREQRQARQRQAEAVAAIEQDEHVKAFQERFGARVVPDSIKPIEPNP
- a CDS encoding YbaB/EbfC family nucleoid-associated protein; the protein is MMKGGLGNLMKQAQRMQENMQKVQEEIAQMEVTGQSGGGLVSVVMNGRHDVKRVAVDPSLMEEDKEMIEDLLAAAVNDAVRQVEEATKEKMSAATAGMGLPAGMKLPF